Proteins encoded by one window of Manihot esculenta cultivar AM560-2 chromosome 10, M.esculenta_v8, whole genome shotgun sequence:
- the LOC110625271 gene encoding beta-glucosidase 12 has product MAFEHSLMLLGILIFLISMLLLTKPSMAEGDQDIIPANFSRSYFPDDFIFGTATSAYQIEGEANKSGRGPSVWDTFTHKTPERILDRSNGDVAVDFYHRYKEDILNVKKMGFKAFRMSISWSRVIPSGRRSKGVNHKGIKFYNDVINEIIANGLEPFITIFHWDTPQVLEDEYGGFLSSNIIKDYRNYADLLFKQFGDRVKYWMTFNEPWALSGFAYDEGIFAPGRCSSWVNRQCRAGNSSTEPYIIAHHLLLSHAAAVRVYRKHYKPIQGGQIGITLFTFWFEPLSNRTIDIEASKTALDFMFGLWMDPLTHGQYPKRVQNLVGDKLLNFTHKDVQLLIKSYDFIGLQYYTSYYAKPKLMIHDPNHVRYKTDSHVNVTPYDYNDKLIGPQAYSPWFYIFPKGIRYLLNYTKDTYDNPVIYITENGIDSKNNETQPINEATKDSFRIDYYKKHMWNALGSLRDYHVNVKGYFAWSYLDNFEWNIGYTSRFGLYYVDYKDKLKRYPKDSAFWFCRFLSTNSKLCDNLSSNKFAKISSRKLGKNN; this is encoded by the exons ATGGCTTTTGAACACTCTCTTATGCTGTTAGGGATTCTTATCTTCCTCATTAGCATGTTGCTTCTTACTAAGCCATCAATGGCAGAGGGTGATCAAGATATCATCCCTGCAAACTTTAGCCGTAGTTATTTTCCTGATGATTTCATTTTTGGTACAGCTACTTCTGCTTATCag ATCGAAGGTGAAGCAAATAAATCAGGTAGAGGACCTAGCGTCTGGGACACATTTACTCATAAAACTCCag AAAGAATATTGGATAGAAGTAATGGAGATGTTGCAGTTGATTTTTATCATCGCTACAAA GAAGATATTTTAAATGTGAAGAAGATGGGTTTTAAAGCTTTCAGAATGTCCATCTCATGGTCTAGAGTTATTCCTA GTGGAAGAAGAAGCAAAGGAGTGAACCACAAAGGAATTAAATTTTACAATGATgttattaatgaaattatagCAAATG GACTAGAGCCTTTCATTACTATTTTTCATTGGGATACTCCTCAAGTTCTAGAGGATGAGTATGGCGGCTTTTTAAGCTCTAATATTAT AAAAGATTATCGTAATTATGCGGATCTTCTTTTCAAACAATTTGGTGATCGAGTGAAGTATTGGATGACTTTCAATGAGCCATGGGCCCTTAGTGGGTTTGCTTATGATGAAGGCATTTTTGCTCCTGGTCGATGCTCATCATGGGTAAATAGGCAATGTCGTGCTGGAAATTCATCAACGGAACCTTATATAATTGCCCATCATCTACTCCTTTCTCATGCGGCAGCGGTACGAGTATATAGAAAACATTACAAG CCAATTCAAGGTGGTCAAATTGGCATAACACTTTTTACTTTTTGGTTTGAACCTCTCTCTAATAGAACAATTGATATTGAAGCATCCAAAACAGCTCTTGATTTCATGTTTGGATt gTGGATGGATCCTCTAACTCATGGTCAATACCCAAAGCGTGTGCAGAATTTAGTGGGAGACAAATTGCTCAATTTTACTCATAAAGACGTTCAATTGCTTATAAAATCATATGATTTTATTGGATTACAATATTACACTTCATATTATGCAAAACCAAAACTTATGATTCATGATCCAAATCATGTTAGATACAAAACTGATAGTCACGTTAATGTAACTC CTTATGATTATAATGATAAACTCATTGGTCCACAG GCTTATTCACCTTGGTTTTATATTTTTCCAAAAGGTATTCGATATCTTTTAAATTACACCAAGGATACATACGATAATCCAGTAATTTACATTACTGAAAACG GGATTGATAGTAAGAATAACGAAACTCAGCCGATTAACGAAGCAACTAAAGATTCATTCAGAATAGATTACTATAAAAAGCATATGTGGAATGCCTTAGGTTCACTCAG GGATTACCACGTAAATGTAAAAGGCTATTTTGCATGGTCCTATCTCGATAATTTTGAATGGAATATTGGTTATACTTCAAGATTTGGTTTGTATTATGTAGATTACAAAGATAAACTTAAAAGATATCCCAAAGATTCAGCTTTTTGGTTCTGCCGATTCCTTTCTACAAATTCAAAGCTGTGTGATAATCTCAGTTCAAACAAGTTTGCCAAGATCTCTTCAAGGAAGCTCGGCAAGAATAACTAG